The following are encoded in a window of Microcaecilia unicolor chromosome 7, aMicUni1.1, whole genome shotgun sequence genomic DNA:
- the LOC115475047 gene encoding olfactory receptor 5V1-like translates to MKKTNYTSVTEFIILGFFEFPDMQLVLFLVFLIIYLMSLTGNLLIIFTVCSDSHLHSPMFFFLINLSFLEICYVTVTVPKLLAVLIAQNKTISFMQCMIQMYLFLACTNAEFYLLTAMAYDRFVAICNPLRYTSIMNRKVCITLAIVSWMIGFQIPVPHVTLISQSSFCSSNEINHFFCDITVLMTLSCSGTSVIENINYIEGSLLVFTPFILTVISYVYIISAILKIHSVKGRQKTFSTCSSHLTVVLLFYGTSFGVYMRPKSDYSMDLNKLLTVVYITAIPLLNPLIYSLRNKELKGSLCKATRKAQNCFFS, encoded by the coding sequence ATGAAAAAGACGAATTACACCTCTGTTACCGAATTCATCATTCTGGGATTCTTTGAGTTTCCTGACATGCAGTTGGtcctttttcttgtgtttttgatTATTTATCTAATGTCCTTGACAGGGAACCTTCTTATTATATTCACAGTGTGCTCTGATTCCCATCTGCATAGCCCCATGTTCTTCTTCCTTATCAACTTGTCCTTCCTTGAAATCTGTTATGTGACTGTCACAGTGCCTAAACTGTTAGCAGTGCTCATAGCACAGAATAAGACCATCTCTTTCATGCAGTGTATGATCCAGATGTACCTGTTCCTGGCCTGCACCAATGCTGAGTTCTATCTTCTCACCGCCATGGCCTATGATCGCTTTGTTGCCATCTGCAATCCTTTGCGTTACACCAGCATCATGAACAGGAAAGTCTGCATAACACTAGCCATTGTTTCCTGGATGATTGGATTTCAAATTCCAGTTCCTCATGTTACTTTAATATCACAATCATCTTTCTGTAGCTCCAACGAAAttaaccatttcttctgtgaCATCACAGTATTGATGACTCTGTCATGTTCGGGGACCTCTGTCAttgaaaatataaattatattgAAGGCTCACTTTTAGTTTTTACCCCTTTCATATTAACAGTTATATCATATGTATACATTATTTCTGCAATCTTAAAAATCCATTCTGTTAAAGGTAGACAAAAGACATTTTCTACCTGTTCCTCTCACCTAACAGTTGTTCTGTTATTTTATGGGACCTCTTTTGGTGTGTACATGAGACCCAAGTCCGATTACTCTATGGACCTTAACAAACTGCTTACTGTAGTGTATATAACTGCAATTCCACTGCTCAACCCCTTGATTTATAGTCTGAGAAATAAGGAACTGAAAGGAAGCTTATGTAAAGCAACCAGAAAAGCacaaaactgttttttttcctga